The sequence TCTATAGAATAAATTCCTTTTGCATCAATAACCAGTTCTCCTTCTTCACACACATTCATCATGGAAATAATTCTCTGGGTATTTATATTTCCCTCTGATACGCCCGTAAAAAAGCTATCTCTTTTCAAATAATCCAATCTGTCAACATCCAATTGAGATGAGATAAGCTGATTAAAAAACTTCCTATGGTATTGCCCCTGAAACATTTCAATAGCCATGGTTAGCTGACCATTAAATTCTTCATTAAGTTTATTCATCAGCAATAAAGAAAGTTTTTCATGATGCCAGTCATCCATCAGCATACTCTCCAAAGCATGGGAAAACGGGCCGTGTCCGATATCATGCATTAAAATAGCCAACATCGCTCCTTTTTCCTCTTCTTCAGAAATCTTAACCCCTTTCTGCTTTAAGGTTTCCAAAGCAGTAAACATTAAATGCATCGCACCCAAAGCATGGTGAAACCTTGTGTGTGTAGCACCTGGAAAAATCAGATTTAAAAGACCGGTCTGACCAATTCTTCTCAATCTCTGAAAATAGGGATGTTCAATAATATCAAATAAAATTTCGTGAGGAATCTTGATAAATCCATGAACAGGATCGTTGATAATTTTTAGCTTATTCTGCATTGAAACGTCTGTATGAGTAAACAAAGTTAGGGATTTTT is a genomic window of Chryseobacterium nakagawai containing:
- a CDS encoding HD domain-containing protein, translating into MQNKLKIINDPVHGFIKIPHEILFDIIEHPYFQRLRRIGQTGLLNLIFPGATHTRFHHALGAMHLMFTALETLKQKGVKISEEEEKGAMLAILMHDIGHGPFSHALESMLMDDWHHEKLSLLLMNKLNEEFNGQLTMAIEMFQGQYHRKFFNQLISSQLDVDRLDYLKRDSFFTGVSEGNINTQRIISMMNVCEEGELVIDAKGIYSIENFLTARMFMYWQVYYHKTSALAEFLLVKILERAKYLISQGIELPATENLKYFLYRGKSAATDEDIERFTRLDDNDVIQAMKEWQNSDDFVLSYWCKSVIQRNLPKTIISTHPFDKKVIEEKIKITNDFFGIDNGKELVHEIKRKLLPYDTEKQPIYLLQKKGKRIKLHESEDQLLSGLMANKTTRYILMFPRDISRLDS